ATCGTGTGGACCACGCATTTTTACGACCAGTGGCCTAGCAAATTTGGGCCCCCTAACCCATTATCACCAGCGGATTTGGAGCCGATCCACTTTCTCGGCGGATTCGGATCCCCGGTCAAAACCCCTGTCAGAAATGGGCCTTCGTTTATTTTGACTCATTTCCTGTAAAATAAAAGCGTACAGCGTAATCTAATTATTTTATACTGTGAGGGaagtttccaaatattttttagaaaagATACAAACTTTTATCTTAGTTTACtagttgttttaaaaatggaaatgacGTATCTTTTCCTGGGTTTGCGGaagcattttaaaacaaaatatacatTATTAGAATAGCCTGTACAGAAAAATTTTAGACGATAACCTCGTATAGCGAACGTTATTATTACagttaaaaaatttagaaatgtGTTACTTAATCTTCACACAACATAAATCATTGTTTCTGAGTGTTTTATCCCAACCTCTCTCCTCCTAGTTTCATCTGTCATTTTCCCGCCATTGCGCAAAACTTATAATGACGTTGGAAGACTCGGTTCTAACGCTTACCAGACCCCCACGACCGCGTGATACATTCTGATACACGAATCTGTTTTGTTTCacgaaattttgttttcatattttgatcttcttttcctttcGCGTGAGTTTCGCGTAATACTGTTTTAAAGCAGTTTTATTTTACCTTAAGTTTCGCTATGGTGGTAAAACGATGCCCAAACTGCGATCAGACGGTAAGTTCAAAATGTAAGTTGTAATATTTATGACATTTAGGCAACGCGGTGATTTTAATCGCAATTTTCTCgtttaaaattcaaacgttaATTGCCATAAATGCCTTTTAATAAACTTGAGGGAGAAATAACATATAATTAATTGATCgtttcttgaattttcctttttacggCTGATTTGGACTTTTAATCATGGAATCGCATATATCAATTAATTTGGTGCCACTCGAAAACCTCGATGTTTCATAAAATTGGCTTACCCAAGCAATTTACTCAGTTACATTCAAGCACATcgtttgtttgaaattttttgtcgGAAATGTATTTTAGATTCGAacatttccaaaataaaaaaaattcgctttGTGTCTAATCTAGATCTTAAGCTATGATTAGATAttatttgtatcaatattggAATACTAAGCGAAGTCTTATATTAAAGTACTTCAAATGTTGAAGATTTATCGGGTTGTAGAAGATAAAAGAATAATTTGTCAAGTCAGATCTCTTAAGGGAACGTTCTTACATTTTTTGGAcggtaaattatatttttaaagttgtaattatttttctgtGTCAGTTCAATCATTCTTAATTAGCAGGAAAACTAGTGACAGCACTGAATATTACAACGATGATCCATATGAATTCATTTTATGGTGACTGGTAAAATATAAAACCAATCAAGACACAGAGGTCTTTGTGGTGACCTCAGGGAAAAATAAGCCATTGTACCATTTGTTTCCTTGATGAAATGTATTTGTGCAATCACAAGACTTTGTAACTTCCCAAAGGCATTGATGACTCTGAGATTGaagttgaaaagtttgaaagatCCACCTCCCCTAAAGTTACAGAGTTCTAGACGGTATTTAGTTGATAATTAAGTCAAAAGGGTATATGATGCTGTTTaaagttgtaaaaaatattGCTATAAGGCCTGTAGAACTCCTCAAAAGACTTTAAACTGAgtagaatttattttcaatctgAACTGTTGAGATTTTAACTCCTCTTGTCATAGTagcaaattaaacaatttttgtagtgctcaaattttcaattattaCAATTTTTGCAAAACATCAGTTCTTTGGTTTCTCTGTTATTGATAAATGTTGATTATGGTAAAAATTTAGAAACCACTAAAGTGTTGATAGCTTTCCTCATGTGTTTTGCTTCATCAGCTCCCTGTGGCATGCAAATCATGTCCATGTGGTCACATTTTTATCAGCCGAAAACTGCATCAAGCTCAAGTCAAAAAAGAAggttaaaatgaattttatttgtctCCTAGTTCTCAATGTTAAATTtatctccaatttttttttttaactctttcacctAAAGAAGTAACCAAtacataatttctccttgtacCATCATCATTTGATCAAACACCCAACTCTCAGAGCAGAATTTATAGGAAAggtatgacagacagtaaggagaattttgttttgggaATTAAAGTATTAATTAAGATAAAggtttctttgaaaacattaAATGTATTTTGGTTTTACAGGAGAGAATGTGAATGTTCTAGAACGTGACAAAAGACTCCGTCCTGAGAGGCCTAAGAAGGAAAATCCAGATTTTGATTATGAATTCCCTGAAAATCTTGTTTGGGTCAACAAAGACCAGATGCCTCTTCCTTTAACTCAGAAAGATACTGTCAGAATTGAGAAATTACAAGAGAAACAGATATCACAGATATCACAGGTATGAGACATAACTGTTTCCATCCTTAACTTCTGCATTGCCAATCAGTATAAGTTCATGTTTCACTTGATAAAAATCACATTTCTGTCTTGAATCTTTCCCTTTTGTTGTttgctttctggaaacatgaaaaaacatggttttttttttggcaatgcAAGAACTGCTATTTTGGATGTGTTCATACTGTTTTGCATAAGAACTTTAGGAGTTATAAGTTGGTATGGTGGTCATTTTAGGTTGAACCTTGGCATAATCATTCTGCTGACTGCTCTTTgccaaagaatatttttatctaACAGAGCTCCTCACCACCCAAGAGCATAAATTTGGTAGTTTATCTGCATTGGAGTGTTATCACAGTCCAGGGGGTGTGGGTAGCAATGCTCTTTGTGTCACTTGATGGGAAAGAAAATTGGACAAGCTGTGGCAGGGGTGGGCCATACCATTGTGAGCTCAGAGGAACTTTTCTTCAGCATCATTACTTTAATGGGAATACTTTGTTGTATGTAGTGTTTGTCTAAGAACAAATTAAACATGCAATGAATTAAATATAATTGTGTTTTGGTTTGTAGCTTCCTCAAACTATTGATGGTGTGGTTCTTCCCAAAAAGAGAGGTCGGCCAAAAGGATCAAAGAACAAAGTTAAGACTGACTCTGTTACAGGGGAAGTTATTCATCCACAACCACAGGTAGATATTTTGTACTGACAGTAACTCTTGAAGGTTCATTTAATTCTCAACACCCTTggatcagtatccatattctccaatCTCTCCTCTTTACAGAGGTACTGAGAAAGAGAATTCATATTAAAAGCAGTCAAGGCTTCTCAGGATAGTaatcatttcctgtatttttATGATCTgctgaatgattcagcagtgtAACTGTAAGGAAAAATGAGATGTTGGTCACatttagggtttaaagggtgaaagggaatgaaaagaaagatgactCCCAACTCAGGGATATTGTTTTATAAAACTTTAAATTCTCAGGGCTAAAATGATGTCCACCAATGGTTAGAAAAGCTACTCTTCTTGAATAAGGATTGTCAACTGTAGTTCACTTCGATTCTTCACAGTTATGATTACCCAgggacattaaccctttaactcattTTAACTcatatgagtgaccaagacaccatttctccttacaatattgatacaatgtcaagcagacaagtgatgagaataaatgcaatatggacaagggattattagttgatggAATACcacattctccaaactaacatcatgagaattgtatgttAGACAGTTAGAGGAATTGGTGAATGGGTTGAAGAACCCAGGTGCAATATAGCAAAAATATAGGGCTGGTGCAAAACTTCTGGTGTTATATGGTGTAGCTTTGGGCTCAGATTGTGAAGGAACAGATAACAGCTGCTCAAGAGGCATGACTACATGGTGACATCTACTCTTGCTCTGTTTGACCCTCCAGCTTGAAAACCCTGGTGTGGAGTGGGTATCAGTCCATCTAActgttgtgtgcttggttgccaagcctttgaacaggagtgaggctaagggtgaccttgttatgatacaaacatttttgcttttcaaatgtaaattactttgttatcatgctaactagatactggtctctatcacaacaaggtcacctttagCTTTTCTCTAGATCAAAGATGTGGCAACTAGGTACACAACTGTCAAATGACATAGTGATATTACAGACTGATATAGATGTCTTATTGAACAAAACTCTTTCTCTTTGCAGCCAGTTCAGCTTGACGAAGATGGCATGCCAATAAAACGAAAGAGAGGTCGTCCAAAAGGCTCCAAAAATAAGCCAAAACCACAATCCCTTTTATCCCCAAACAAGTCAGTTAAGAATGGAAATGATGATGGTGAAGATCAGACATCCAGTGGATCTGATAACAAAGAACCTGTGGACGTCATGCCACAGATTTCTCGTGAAAAGGCTGAGATGTACTCCCTAATTTTGAGTGACATCAACCAAAAAATGATGTCACAGTCATGCATGAAGTATGTGTAATATAGAGATGGATGTTGTGGTTGAAATGATttcaatatcaaaattatttcaatttaggTGAGAGAGTAGGAGAAGTTATGAGTGCATGGAGTGCAAAGTAAATGATTTGGTATAATTCCCTCTTAATTGTCTAATGCACAATTTGGCTGCTAAATGCACATTATTGGTTGTATCAGTAACAAATTTTGCAGAGAAAAGTTTGAAGAACCCTGCTCATTAGTAACATTTTAGGATGtggtttctttgatttcttttgctGATAccagaaaaacaggaaaaaaaacttctaaCTCACAGGTAGTTGTATTTGATGATTGAATGTGTCATTACACATTAATAACATGATATTCAGACATGCAGTTGACCAATGAAAGCCATTTATTCTAGATATGATCATGAGTATAACTTATAAATGAAAGATATTGATTGTTCCAGATCAGTTACCTTAATCATAATCATCACTAAAGGGTAAAAGTGGAATATGTCAGTCAgtgaaaatgaaatcattttgacCACAAATTCATTTTGCAGTACAGCAGGCATGTGAAGTCTCGCTACCAGCAGTATAgtatttattattaaaattaaatttaggtATGAAATAAGCTTACATTGGCACAGTTCAAGCTTATATGTATATAGTTTTTGCTTTACAAATGAGGCTAGATTCAAGTTCGAACTATAAATCAGTTGATGGACGAAGATGGTCTTGTGGACTGCAGATATGATCAACGATTCCTCATTTTTGTGAATCAAACTGATCCAAGATTGAAACAACTTCATAATTTTGTCagtttacaacaaaacaaaatgtgtGTTGGTAAATATTTAGTGGAGATTGTATATGAAGGCAGGTCCTTCacattttgctttgaaatcTTCCAACTGAACAATAGTAAGTACTTAACTGTAAGTCAAAGTTGCTATTGTCAATTAATTGCTTTTATTAATGATATAAATTGTGGTAATTTTTATGATCTTTGTATTTAGATACAATCAACAAATGAATGTATTTTCAAAACTATTAATAATAGTAAACTTTACAAGCATATTTTCCTTGCTACTgcataatataattttgtaacTTGTAAATAGCCACTTTACCAGGTTTGTAATACTTCATAGGCCTAATTGTAGGTTTTCTGATAAGAATGTTTGGAGGAAAGATAatgattatttttgtcttttatgcTAGATTTCCTATTGTatataaaagtaataaaaattagttttcttgtCAGACATTGCTTGTTCCGGATCAGTTACTTTAATCATAactaaaaggttaaaaatggaaagtgtCAGTCAATGAAGTTGAAatcattttgatcaaaaattcattttgcagTACATTAGGCAAGAAAAgataacaattatttttgtcttttaggCTTATATTTCTTGTTATATATAAAAGTAGTAAAAATTAGTTTTGTTGTTCAAGGGTTATAGAAATGAAGCAGTAAATAGCTTGAGCCAGTCAGTGGCAGTTGTTGTCCATGTGTTGTGAATATGAAGGTCAAGGATATCCTGTAAAAGATTGTAAAgtgtgatgatgatgatgactgaTGTTTCAAAATCCCAGACAAAAAGCCACTTGTAAGTAAAAGGCAAAATTGATTGAATGGATGGCAACTGTTCAGGTCATTGTTCAGGTCAATGTGGCTTCACACTGTGCTAAGGCAAGTGTGGTACAGTCTAGCTGTGAAATTTGGCTGTCTgaagagaatgaatttttttaagttatgaaTTGTACTCTCAATAGTGTTGCTATCCTTGGTTAGTGTTGTGTGATGCCCTCTCAAGAAGATTGGCTGGTTTAATTTTGGTTCAACACATTGACACAATGGGTCCCTTCTGGTACACTGCACTCATTAAATGCACAATAAGCTGGGTGGCACTATTAGTTCCATCTTCTAACCACTCTCTATCCTCATTACTTCAGAGTCAACACCCTCTCCACTAATCCACTCAATCTGCAGGCATGCATCATTTTGCTAtttattactttcaaaatttctgGTGTAATCTGTGGGCCTCATGTAGTTGCAATGTGAACAGAAACACTCCATGAAGCAAACTGCTGTTTAATTCCTTACCTATttaaaaagaggtaaaaattaTGGGGAAGCATGCTGTTTACTTCTTACGCGAAAGCTGTTGTGTCATGGAAACCTCACAAAATAAGCTGATAGTTATGGTCATTCATGttgtgccaaaaaaaaatcactgataCAAAATATACTTTTATAGAGAACAACTACACAAACTGCAAGCAGGGTCACTGCCACCTCTCTTACAAGGAGGGGGTCTCAAAAGCTGATTAAAGTTTTAAAGGAAAGTATTGAGCCATTTCATGTCAAGACAGGTGGAGGTGTTCCAAAGAAACACCTATTACTGTGAGGGGAACAAATATTTGTTCCCaaatctcatttgtaattctctctactgtctgccatacaattattaGTTaggtcagtttggagaatttggtattgaaacaattaataatcccctaattgacacttttttcaattctcatcacttgtctgcctgatattACATTGATGTTGTAAAGGGAAAATTACtcacttatgggagttgaaggttACCCAAGAGTTAAGCAACCaagtgaaaagaaatttgatttaaCAAACATCTAAAGATGCACTGAACCTTGTCTCTTGAATTTCACTGCATTTGGGATTGATCTGATGTACATCTGGTGAAtaactttttaattcataaataTAATAAATTAAACTAATGCTTTAATCTTAATTGTAATGCACacataataaatatttcaagtgTTCAACGTTGATGGTAACAAAATGTGCTTGCAACACATAATAATTTATGAGGTATCAATGTTTCTTGTCACACTGTGGCCAGATGGTAGATTGTGGCATTTCAACTGAACAATGATAACTGTCGTGTGCGATAAGTTACCAGTATGCTGATGAAATGTTGGGATCTACTGTTTGTCACAGCTGACCTCACTGTGACACAAACACTAATTGGAAACTTTGAGAATAATTTTCTCTCACCACAATGGAAAACCTCAACCTTATTAACTTCAACTTTATATTTACAATAACActacaaaaaaaagttatgtttGATTTGGTACTTTTAGTCTTGATAAGTACTTGTACTATCCATCTTGAGATCTTTGGACACTTCAGAATTGCAAGGGGAAGCTCGTTGTTGTGATTCACTTTATAAttctcacttttttttccagacTGTAATCCATCCTCTGCCACTTTCTGTATTCTCTCTCTCCTTCTGAGTGGCTACTGATCCAACAAAGACTCCATACTGCTACACACCCTCTCAAGTAAAAAAAGGTCACCCATGCTAGTTACAGGCCATTTCAGTGATCTTAATACcctcatttttaaaataaagccAAGAGTAGAACTTAGTCTTATGAAAATGAGTTTTCTTtgcttgaaataaaattcattcTCAGATCGAAGGCAATGTAATTGGCTTCCTTTTAAAGATATACTTTAGACATCTTGAAAGTGGCTTATTTTGCAGCTTAATGTTTCCACATAAACCAGAAAAGTCAAGTATTCTACATAACATTCCCATTCAGATCCAAGAAATAACATATCATAAATTATATTACAAAATTTAGTAATCCTAGTAACTCAATCCCACTGAGTTATAAGGCAGAGTTGGAATCTCTGTATTTTTGCATAAACTCTTGATGGAAGACTTTAAAACGTTCAAACAGAGGCTTGAGTGCTTCAATGGGAGGCAAGATTGTCAGCCTGAAAAACAACCAGAGGGAAAAAACCTTTGAATTCACATAAAGTTATTGCATTTTTGGTGTTAAAGTGTGAGATAAAATGTGGAagctttttaatctttaaaaatcTTGCAGAATGTCCTAATGTCTTGCACCACCCTACCTGAAATGGAATGTTCCATCTCTTTGTCCAAAACCATTTCCTGGGACAACACACAGTCCTGTTTTCTCCAACAACTCCAGAGCATAAAAACTGTCAGGATGCATACCTCTGGACTAAacaaaaggaggaaaaattaTGAGCAAATCAACATTTACTTCTTAAACCCAAAGAGCTTCAAGTATCCTATTCCTCTTGAcagtatcactgctgaatccATCACTAAGCTCACAAGAATAGtggaaatgattgccaactaaAAAAGGTATTagttgttaaaaataatttactttgtCAGTTCCAtaagaaatgtgtaaagaacagTGCAGAGATTAGGTAACATTGGAGTTTTATGGGTTAATAAAGGGAGGGTAAAAACACTGTAATGTTTCTCCTATTGCAGTGTGATTCGGGGTGAGGGTAATTCTGAAAAGGACCATTTTTGGAGACTGTCACAAGTATGTTATGACCACCTGATCTGAGGACTtcaccaaagtaaaaaattcatcatCAAGAATCAAGGTCACAGCCGATGTTTGGATTTGTCAAACAACATGCTCACTCTAAAGAGTGCACTGCAAAGGAGACCACAGAATTCTTATTTTGAGAACAAGATCTAATGATCATATCAAATAATTGTCATTTACCTTTGCCTCTTCTTGTGCCCTCTTAGGGATTGACACGTTGGGGAAGGCATACATGGCACCCATAACTTCATTACATTTAATACCCTCCATTGAGTTGAACGTCTCGGCAACCAGTTTAGCCCTGTCTTTAAATGACTGAAGCACTGCTTTTTTCTCCTAGCAATTAAAATTATATGAGTTAGACACAGGTGTAGCtgtgaaaatttaattgcaacCAACTGACTGTTGAAATATTCTTTGGTTAACTAGTGCTTATTTGATTACACAAGGCCAGAACCTGGTAACAACAATTACTTTGTCCTAGCCATACTACTTTCAAAGGAACTTGTGTTTACAAGAGCAACACACACAGCCACATTCCTTGTCAGATGAAAGTTCAGCTGCAGTTCTTTACAACAAGACCAATGCCATATCTATTTTTCAGGGTAATAAATTTACTTGAAGAATACTTATATCAATCTTTTTAGACTAGTGAGGCCCAAAAGTTGCATAGAATTATTTTGCTTACATATCTACTGTCATTTTAACAAATGATTCTTATTCCATGAAATCATCTGAACATTTTTCACTGCATAGCCAATATCTTTAGACAAAATCTCTGCCAAAAGCCACACAACACTGTCCCTAAAGCAATTGCTGTCCCTTACCTCAATGAATGTGTTATATGATATGTCACCAGGTTGAGGCGGACTAACTAAGCAGTCCATCATTGCCTGAGCAAAAAGgatcaaaatgacaaaaaagtagCTTAGGAAAACTTGTTTCAATAACTGCCAAAGAGTgaacaaaataaactaaaaaaataaataaataaacagtaaTCATTCACCAAATTCGACTGAAAGGAGAGGAAATGGCTCACCTGTCCTGTGATACAAGCACAAAGTTTTGCTGACATCATCTTTTTCAACTGAAATCTGA
This region of Pocillopora verrucosa isolate sample1 chromosome 3, ASM3666991v2, whole genome shotgun sequence genomic DNA includes:
- the LOC131772280 gene encoding UPF0547 protein C16orf87 homolog: MVVKRCPNCDQTLPVACKSCPCGHIFISRKLHQAQVKKEGENVNVLERDKRLRPERPKKENPDFDYEFPENLVWVNKDQMPLPLTQKDTVRIEKLQEKQISQISQLPQTIDGVVLPKKRGRPKGSKNKVKTDSVTGEVIHPQPQPVQLDEDGMPIKRKRGRPKGSKNKPKPQSLLSPNKSVKNGNDDGEDQTSSGSDNKEPVDVMPQISREKAEMYSLILSDINQKMMSQSCMKYV